The following coding sequences lie in one Thalassoglobus polymorphus genomic window:
- a CDS encoding pyridoxal phosphate-dependent aminotransferase: protein MSASLSEFAKSLTVETAFTVLAIAKELKADGKDVVELEIGDSPFESTSSAKNAGIQAIQENQTHYCPSPGLPEFRAAAAKFVSDEFKIPAAAENVVVGPGAKVFEQFFCEAFLNPGDDVLVFSPYFPTYLPNILRRGANPVYSNLLQANEFRPDIAEVEKFLNTAKSPRAIFLNTPHNPTGGVATEEDLKALADLIRGKDIAVFSDEPYCHMVWKGRHHSLLEQPGMMDQCVSAYTFSKSYSMSGWRLGFAVTGAKIATSIAKMINTTLSCTPPIVQIAGTKALQQDHSERDEQMSRFQEKVQLLTSGLNAIDGIHTLDPTATFYVFPNVAPICNKLKITSHGLALYLLKGADENFGVACLGGECFGEAGHGFLRFSCAEPNDRLEQAVKFLPEAFGRTDRVEAFLEANPEHKLKTAYPEP, encoded by the coding sequence GTGTCTGCATCACTCAGCGAATTTGCAAAATCATTGACTGTTGAAACCGCCTTTACCGTTTTGGCAATCGCCAAAGAGTTGAAGGCTGACGGAAAAGACGTCGTCGAATTAGAAATCGGGGATAGCCCGTTCGAGAGCACCTCTTCTGCGAAAAATGCCGGGATTCAGGCAATTCAGGAAAATCAGACCCATTATTGCCCCTCACCCGGTCTGCCTGAGTTTCGCGCGGCAGCTGCGAAGTTTGTCAGCGACGAATTCAAAATTCCTGCAGCGGCAGAGAACGTCGTTGTTGGTCCTGGAGCCAAGGTTTTTGAACAATTCTTTTGTGAAGCCTTTTTGAACCCCGGCGATGATGTACTGGTTTTCAGCCCGTATTTCCCGACCTATCTCCCGAACATCCTGCGTCGCGGTGCAAATCCGGTGTACAGCAACCTGCTTCAGGCGAATGAGTTTCGGCCGGACATCGCTGAAGTCGAAAAATTCCTGAATACAGCGAAAAGTCCTCGTGCGATTTTTCTGAATACTCCACACAACCCGACCGGTGGAGTTGCCACTGAAGAAGACTTGAAAGCATTGGCGGATCTGATTCGCGGGAAAGATATCGCAGTCTTCAGCGACGAGCCCTATTGCCACATGGTTTGGAAAGGACGCCATCATTCATTGCTCGAACAGCCCGGAATGATGGACCAATGCGTTTCCGCTTATACATTCAGTAAGTCTTACAGCATGAGTGGATGGCGACTCGGGTTTGCGGTCACCGGAGCCAAGATCGCAACATCGATTGCCAAAATGATCAATACGACGCTTTCCTGCACGCCACCTATTGTGCAAATCGCCGGAACAAAAGCGTTGCAACAGGATCACTCTGAGCGAGATGAGCAGATGAGCCGGTTCCAGGAGAAGGTGCAACTGCTCACATCCGGGCTGAACGCGATCGATGGAATCCATACACTCGACCCAACCGCAACTTTCTACGTCTTTCCGAACGTCGCACCGATTTGCAACAAGCTCAAAATCACCAGTCACGGCTTAGCGCTCTATCTTCTCAAAGGTGCAGATGAGAACTTTGGAGTCGCTTGCCTTGGCGGAGAATGTTTCGGTGAGGCTGGACATGGGTTCTTGCGATTTAGTTGTGCAGAACCGAATGACCGGCTTGAGCAAGCAGTTAAGTTTTTACCCGAAGCGTTCGGGAGAACGGATCGTGTTGAAGCTTTTCTCGAAGCAAATCCTGAGCACAAACTGAAAACCGCCTACCCGGAACCATAG
- the odhB gene encoding 2-oxoglutarate dehydrogenase complex dihydrolipoyllysine-residue succinyltransferase — protein MAIEIRVPSVGESISEVFIGEWYVKEGEWVDVDQNLVGLETDKATFDVPSPEAGVIDSIKIEAGSTAEIGDVIATLNPGPNPNGDSAGGQSTSKAESTTTSKESASQQSAQSATTGGHVMPSAARVAAESHVDPKSVGGTGPGGRVLKEDVLNHVGGTDGGSGREERRVPMSPMRQTIARRLVSAQKDAALLTTFNECDMSAVKKLRAEYQDQFVKKYDIKLGFMSFFVKAVIGALNEFPAIGAQVEGTDLVYRNYCDVGVAIGAGKGLIVPVIRNAERLSFAEVELTIADFAKRARNNKITLEELEGGTFTITNGGVYGSLLSTPIVNPPQSGVLGMHGIFDRPVAVDGEVVIRPMMYIALTYDHRVVDGREAVSFLVRIKEAIEDPTRLLLEV, from the coding sequence ATGGCCATCGAAATTCGAGTTCCGTCTGTCGGGGAATCGATTAGCGAAGTCTTTATTGGCGAGTGGTACGTCAAAGAGGGAGAATGGGTCGATGTCGACCAAAACCTGGTCGGTCTAGAAACCGACAAGGCCACTTTCGATGTCCCCAGCCCCGAAGCGGGCGTCATTGATTCCATAAAGATTGAGGCTGGATCAACTGCAGAAATCGGCGACGTCATCGCCACATTGAATCCCGGCCCGAACCCGAATGGAGATTCGGCCGGAGGACAGAGCACTTCAAAAGCTGAAAGTACCACGACGTCGAAAGAGAGTGCTTCGCAACAAAGTGCCCAATCCGCCACAACTGGCGGACACGTGATGCCTTCTGCAGCGCGGGTCGCTGCTGAAAGTCACGTCGATCCCAAGAGTGTCGGCGGGACTGGCCCGGGGGGACGAGTCTTGAAGGAAGACGTCCTGAACCATGTCGGTGGCACAGATGGTGGTTCCGGTCGCGAGGAACGACGAGTTCCGATGTCTCCGATGCGGCAAACTATCGCGAGAAGACTTGTCAGTGCACAAAAAGACGCAGCTTTATTGACCACATTCAATGAATGCGACATGTCCGCAGTCAAAAAATTACGAGCTGAGTATCAAGATCAGTTCGTCAAGAAGTACGACATCAAGCTCGGCTTCATGTCGTTTTTCGTCAAAGCTGTCATCGGAGCATTGAACGAATTCCCAGCCATCGGAGCCCAGGTCGAAGGGACAGACTTGGTCTATCGAAATTATTGTGACGTTGGTGTCGCCATCGGAGCTGGAAAAGGTTTGATTGTTCCAGTGATTCGCAACGCCGAACGCCTCAGCTTCGCGGAAGTTGAACTCACAATTGCTGACTTCGCCAAGCGAGCCCGGAATAACAAGATCACTCTTGAAGAACTTGAAGGAGGAACCTTCACCATCACAAATGGTGGAGTATACGGTTCTCTACTTTCAACCCCCATTGTCAATCCGCCTCAGAGCGGAGTCTTGGGAATGCACGGGATCTTTGACCGCCCGGTTGCTGTCGACGGAGAAGTTGTCATTCGCCCGATGATGTATATCGCTCTGACTTACGATCACCGCGTGGTCGATGGTCGTGAAGCTGTTTCGTTTCTAGTTCGAATCAAAGAAGCAATCGAAGATCCAACTCGACTGTTACTAGAAGTGTAA
- a CDS encoding suppressor of fused domain protein produces MSEEFDPEADNGAPGWEAIDEVLDELYDNAEPMHWGTILPYNLGGEDPLYGVSVYESQKQQPHLHYVTYGFSDLYEKEDEESEVSGYGFELTFRLSASKGTEPPVWVVNFLQNLARYVFQSGNGFGPGHTIPLNSPICLESETQICAVIFVEDPELGTIETPNGEVQFLQVFGLTESELDATQCWNALRFAELVQEFNPLLITDVDRESYLAQPKFQSTVSELTSEEGASAAMMCANEFRVLRDPETSDVTLVLGAIVAPSLGKRLRGRLPFGREFQLVGEEDSIVFRPADQYQLTMQDHVSEFEFTNSQVEVISKQMQANAGTWKLEDPPGFTLVIEQTEIKDNDGNVTDVLG; encoded by the coding sequence ATGTCCGAAGAGTTTGACCCAGAAGCTGACAATGGCGCCCCCGGATGGGAAGCCATCGACGAAGTTCTTGACGAACTTTACGACAATGCCGAACCGATGCACTGGGGGACGATTCTTCCCTACAATCTTGGCGGCGAAGACCCTCTGTACGGCGTCAGTGTTTACGAAAGCCAGAAACAGCAACCTCATCTTCACTATGTCACTTACGGATTCTCGGATCTTTACGAGAAGGAAGATGAAGAGTCTGAAGTGAGTGGATACGGTTTTGAGTTAACGTTTCGACTCTCGGCTTCCAAAGGAACAGAACCTCCTGTCTGGGTGGTCAACTTCCTTCAGAACCTGGCTCGATATGTCTTTCAATCCGGAAATGGATTCGGTCCCGGGCATACAATTCCGCTCAACAGCCCCATATGCCTGGAGTCGGAAACTCAAATCTGTGCTGTCATTTTCGTCGAAGATCCTGAACTCGGAACAATTGAAACTCCCAATGGCGAAGTCCAATTCTTGCAAGTCTTTGGGCTGACGGAGAGCGAACTCGACGCGACACAATGCTGGAACGCCCTCCGCTTCGCTGAACTGGTACAAGAATTCAATCCACTCTTAATTACCGATGTAGATCGCGAAAGCTATCTGGCTCAGCCAAAATTCCAATCCACAGTCAGTGAATTGACCTCGGAAGAGGGAGCATCAGCTGCGATGATGTGTGCGAACGAGTTCCGTGTCCTTCGCGATCCTGAAACGTCAGATGTCACATTGGTTTTAGGAGCCATCGTCGCTCCGTCTCTGGGGAAAAGGCTGCGCGGCCGACTTCCATTTGGGCGAGAGTTTCAATTGGTCGGTGAGGAAGATTCCATTGTTTTTCGACCTGCCGATCAATATCAACTGACGATGCAGGACCATGTCTCAGAATTTGAGTTCACGAATTCACAAGTCGAAGTGATCTCGAAACAAATGCAAGCCAACGCAGGAACTTGGAAACTCGAAGACCCTCCGGGGTTCACGCTTGTCATCGAACAGACTGAAATCAAAGACAACGATGGCAATGTCACTGACGTTCTTGGTTGA
- a CDS encoding neutral/alkaline non-lysosomal ceramidase N-terminal domain-containing protein, with product MRIVTITALSLCASFFTQTSSAADFEFGFSKVEVTPSTPVRLSGYGNRDKPYDGIDEPLFARGMAMTANGKEGLHVLVSVDTIGFPGELTKEIHAAVKSKHNIPRSRFVICCTHSHTAPHIGHGLTNLFATPLTELESTATQAYTSYVRDQVVKAVDQAIQNLSPGKISIDTGTATFARNRRVIKDGTWTGFGENPNGPVDHSLPVLRITDVEGNKTRGLIFNYACHCTTFGGNYNRVNGDWAGYATKSLEAANNGAIALCTIGCGADANPERNPEHAFEIAQRQGEEIADEISRLVDLKTGFTEVNAAPTSSFGFAGLPIDRPSDAQLKENLKNSRPQVRRHAEVMIDTKKRMGRLPETYPMPIQVWRFGNEFAMVFLGGEVCVEYATRIKKELPTLVEGLTPDNVWVTAYANDVFGYVTPERMRSEGGYEVDFSMIYYLQPGRWSTGTEDVILRRVKELFNSKSLDVPTPVSDALKTFTLPNGYVIEEVASEPLIRDPINFAVDARGRLWVVEMGDYPRGNPAEDLSKIERHEPWDGPPAGRIKVLIDSNQDGQYDEAKIFLDGLSFPTGVFPWKDGVFVSGAPDIIFARDTDGDLKCDEQEVFFTGFEKANPQHRIGGFEYGLDGWLYLSAGTNNKQIQCLRTGETVNVSGRDCRFDPVSGKLEAISGSSQYGRSRDDFGNWFGNSNSEPLFQFVIEDRDLSRNPHLPSPSPKHHLTNPRFAPQVYPTSRTLDRFNDLFALDRFTSACSPTVFRNDSLGTGIDGTVLICEPVHNLVSRVVVDHSTIKFSGKRAKSEQKSEFLTSSDNWFRPTRLMTAPDNTLWVCDMYRQVIEHPEWIPEAWQAKLDLYAGYNRGRIYRVYHKDSSPTRIEDLSQLKTPELVELLKSSNGWTRDRAQQLILERDISDVDSEGDTLAKSLLQLINESQDSRTLIQASYTYALLSKTPPAILKNYQSEDIDVVISAIRLWGVETNPKEKWQPSTLSHHPNERIRFELALAAGNANDDIRASVLRKVIQSSSDNPWIRTAILSSANGVADRLLIGAIEDKIVTPDLLNGLLTTLLGSSSIKGMEQLGESMTSIKDPQLRRRLLLTAISYFERNKVSFEELSQSFEEGTNKTFSQILNDSVAALKSQSLPQEEIPGAIRLAAYSNSPLSAEDLLAFLSATQSPDVNTAVIESVVNLNETLKLLQQMKKQTPAVQSEIQAILLTSTTSTNQLLEALEQNVIFTNDMSAATADALKNHRNKEVQARFAKLTASHGMASTRLELLKTYMSALSLKGDIKNGKKQFTKTCSTCHRHHEIGNDFGPKLSSLLKKSDEYILTSIIDPNAAAESKYRGYSIVTKNGKVYSGLILEETATSLKLIRPDGKSETILRSEIEEMVNTGRSFMPEGLEKNLKPQDIADIISFLRSETTP from the coding sequence ATGCGAATTGTTACGATCACTGCACTCTCACTTTGTGCGTCATTCTTCACACAGACATCCTCAGCGGCTGACTTTGAATTTGGGTTTTCAAAAGTTGAAGTAACACCTTCAACACCCGTTCGACTTTCTGGATACGGAAATCGAGACAAACCATACGACGGAATCGACGAGCCCCTCTTCGCTCGCGGCATGGCGATGACCGCCAATGGCAAGGAGGGACTGCACGTCCTGGTTTCCGTCGACACGATCGGCTTTCCCGGCGAGTTGACTAAGGAAATACATGCTGCTGTCAAATCGAAGCACAACATTCCTCGTAGCCGATTTGTGATCTGCTGCACTCACTCTCATACCGCGCCACACATCGGACATGGGCTCACGAATCTCTTCGCGACGCCGCTCACCGAACTCGAATCGACGGCGACACAAGCGTACACATCGTATGTGCGTGATCAAGTTGTCAAAGCTGTTGACCAGGCGATCCAGAATTTGAGCCCAGGCAAAATTTCAATCGACACCGGCACTGCGACATTCGCACGAAATCGACGGGTCATCAAAGATGGAACCTGGACCGGGTTTGGGGAAAATCCAAATGGACCAGTTGATCACTCCCTTCCAGTACTCCGCATCACGGATGTCGAGGGAAACAAAACACGTGGACTGATCTTCAATTACGCCTGTCATTGCACCACTTTTGGTGGCAACTACAACCGCGTCAATGGTGACTGGGCCGGTTACGCAACGAAGTCGCTGGAAGCAGCGAACAATGGTGCAATCGCTCTTTGTACAATTGGCTGTGGAGCCGATGCAAATCCAGAACGCAATCCGGAACACGCGTTCGAAATTGCTCAGCGACAAGGAGAAGAAATCGCTGATGAAATTTCCCGTCTGGTTGATCTGAAGACTGGTTTCACAGAAGTCAACGCGGCACCAACATCATCGTTCGGCTTTGCAGGTCTCCCGATTGACCGCCCGAGTGATGCCCAATTGAAAGAGAACCTCAAGAATTCACGTCCTCAGGTTCGGCGGCATGCCGAAGTCATGATCGACACCAAAAAACGAATGGGACGTCTTCCCGAAACTTACCCGATGCCGATCCAAGTGTGGCGATTCGGGAATGAATTCGCGATGGTCTTTCTCGGAGGAGAAGTTTGCGTTGAGTATGCAACACGAATCAAGAAGGAACTGCCGACTCTTGTCGAGGGGCTGACGCCTGACAATGTTTGGGTCACCGCTTACGCAAACGACGTCTTTGGGTATGTCACCCCGGAGCGAATGCGTTCTGAAGGTGGGTACGAAGTCGATTTCTCAATGATTTATTACCTGCAGCCAGGTCGCTGGTCGACAGGAACAGAGGATGTCATCCTGCGACGAGTGAAAGAACTGTTCAACTCGAAAAGCCTTGACGTACCAACTCCCGTCTCAGATGCGCTAAAAACATTTACTCTTCCGAACGGTTATGTTATTGAAGAGGTCGCATCTGAGCCGCTCATTCGTGACCCGATCAATTTTGCAGTCGATGCGCGTGGTCGATTATGGGTTGTCGAAATGGGAGACTATCCGCGAGGTAACCCCGCGGAAGACCTCTCGAAAATCGAACGGCATGAACCTTGGGATGGTCCGCCAGCGGGCCGAATCAAAGTCTTAATCGACAGCAATCAGGACGGCCAGTACGACGAAGCAAAAATCTTCCTCGATGGGCTTTCCTTCCCTACTGGAGTTTTTCCATGGAAAGATGGTGTCTTCGTAAGCGGAGCTCCGGACATTATTTTTGCTCGAGATACTGATGGCGATCTGAAATGCGACGAGCAAGAAGTCTTCTTCACAGGATTTGAGAAAGCAAATCCTCAACACCGCATCGGCGGGTTCGAGTATGGACTCGACGGCTGGTTGTATTTGTCCGCTGGCACAAACAACAAACAAATTCAATGTTTACGAACGGGTGAGACGGTCAACGTCTCCGGACGCGACTGCCGCTTTGATCCCGTCTCAGGAAAACTTGAAGCGATCAGTGGGAGCAGTCAATACGGCCGCAGCCGGGATGATTTCGGGAACTGGTTTGGCAATTCGAATAGTGAGCCGTTGTTTCAATTCGTAATCGAAGACCGGGATTTGAGTCGAAACCCGCATCTCCCATCTCCGTCGCCAAAGCATCACCTCACGAATCCTCGCTTCGCTCCTCAAGTCTATCCAACAAGTCGAACGCTCGATCGATTTAACGATCTCTTTGCACTTGACCGCTTCACTTCTGCTTGTAGCCCAACCGTCTTCAGAAACGACAGCTTAGGCACAGGCATCGACGGGACAGTCCTCATCTGTGAGCCTGTCCACAATCTCGTCAGCCGTGTCGTCGTTGACCATTCAACAATCAAGTTCTCCGGGAAACGTGCAAAGTCTGAACAGAAATCAGAATTCTTAACCTCCTCAGACAACTGGTTTCGTCCGACCCGGCTGATGACAGCTCCCGACAATACGCTGTGGGTCTGTGATATGTATCGCCAAGTCATCGAACACCCAGAATGGATTCCGGAAGCTTGGCAAGCCAAACTTGATTTGTACGCTGGCTACAATCGGGGCCGCATTTATCGCGTCTACCACAAAGACTCTTCCCCCACTCGAATCGAGGATCTGTCACAACTTAAAACTCCGGAATTGGTCGAACTTCTGAAAAGCTCAAACGGCTGGACACGTGACCGCGCCCAGCAACTCATTCTTGAGCGAGACATTTCCGATGTCGACTCCGAAGGCGACACGCTTGCAAAATCGTTGCTGCAACTCATCAACGAAAGTCAGGACAGCAGGACGCTCATCCAGGCCTCTTACACCTATGCCCTGCTTTCAAAGACACCCCCTGCAATCCTGAAGAATTACCAGTCCGAAGACATCGACGTCGTGATCAGCGCTATTCGACTCTGGGGCGTGGAAACGAACCCCAAAGAAAAGTGGCAACCGTCGACACTCTCACATCATCCCAACGAGCGAATTCGTTTTGAGTTGGCACTCGCTGCAGGTAATGCCAACGATGATATCCGTGCTTCAGTCTTGCGAAAGGTGATTCAAAGCAGTTCCGATAATCCCTGGATACGAACAGCCATATTGTCTTCCGCAAATGGGGTCGCAGACCGCCTGCTGATTGGCGCCATTGAAGACAAAATTGTCACCCCAGATTTACTCAATGGATTGCTGACGACACTGCTGGGAAGCTCATCCATCAAAGGCATGGAGCAACTGGGGGAATCAATGACCTCCATCAAAGATCCTCAATTAAGACGACGGTTACTACTGACTGCAATCAGTTATTTTGAGCGAAACAAAGTCTCATTTGAAGAACTGAGCCAAAGTTTTGAAGAGGGGACGAATAAAACTTTTTCGCAAATCCTCAATGACTCGGTCGCTGCCCTGAAGTCTCAAAGCCTTCCTCAAGAAGAGATCCCGGGGGCCATTCGCCTGGCAGCATACTCCAACAGCCCACTCTCGGCAGAGGATCTGTTGGCGTTCCTCAGTGCGACTCAATCCCCCGATGTAAACACTGCAGTGATCGAATCGGTTGTGAATTTGAACGAAACCCTGAAGCTTCTTCAACAAATGAAAAAGCAAACACCGGCCGTCCAATCTGAGATCCAAGCCATTCTGCTCACCAGCACGACATCCACGAACCAGCTGCTTGAGGCTCTTGAACAGAATGTGATCTTCACCAACGACATGAGCGCTGCTACGGCAGACGCATTGAAGAACCATCGCAACAAAGAGGTGCAAGCCCGATTCGCAAAGCTGACCGCTTCTCATGGGATGGCATCGACGCGATTGGAACTGTTGAAAACATACATGAGTGCCCTTTCATTAAAAGGCGACATTAAGAATGGGAAGAAGCAGTTCACAAAAACTTGTAGCACCTGTCACCGGCACCACGAGATTGGGAACGACTTTGGTCCCAAATTGTCTTCGCTCCTCAAGAAATCTGATGAGTACATCCTGACATCTATCATCGATCCCAACGCCGCTGCTGAATCCAAATATCGTGGATACTCCATTGTGACCAAAAATGGAAAAGTCTATAGCGGACTGATTCTTGAAGAGACTGCGACGAGCCTGAAATTGATTCGACCTGATGGGAAATCTGAAACGATCCTTCGTTCAGAAATCGAAGAAATGGTCAACACAGGGCGGTCATTCATGCCAGAAGGTTTAGAGAAGAATCTCAAGCCACAAGACATTGCAGACATCATTTCTTTTCTACGTTCAGAGACAACACCCTGA
- a CDS encoding sulfatase family protein: MFRIILSLILLTGGVPGELSAEEPQPNILWIVGENFALDLGCYGQKNVETPNLDGLAKRGVKYTNVFSTSPVCAPSRSAFMVGMYQTTTDTHNMRSHRDDDYRLPAGVRPLTHRLQDAGYRTANITTIDDKTVGTGKLDLNFTNEGPIYQTADWEELKNNQPFFAQINTPEAEYDIYDRMSAEKPRVKWVGEEWHPQIGTEKNVTPPPYYPDHPLVRKEWARYLNSVSGMDVRVGWILDRLKKDGLEENTIVIFFGDNGRLEPRGIHWCFDSGLHVPMIIYWPETLAPPKDFKPGTVNDQPISLLDITATTLAMAGIERPIGMQSQVFIGPNRAPERKYVFAARDRIDETVIRQRSVHDGRYHYIRNFTPGAGFATLNRYKEKCFPIKPLMRELDASGKLVGPPANLMKPFPQEMLFDLLNDPDEINDIAGNPSSSEILLRMRAALDTWMIETNDRGRILEPIEIVHPFVKEMHDWFGTPENLKEIHQSPKFD, encoded by the coding sequence ATGTTTCGAATCATTTTAAGCCTCATCCTTCTCACGGGGGGCGTACCAGGGGAACTCTCTGCAGAAGAACCTCAACCGAACATCCTCTGGATCGTCGGCGAAAATTTCGCTCTCGATTTGGGGTGTTACGGTCAGAAAAACGTCGAAACTCCAAATCTGGACGGGCTCGCAAAGCGCGGAGTGAAATACACAAACGTCTTCTCAACTTCGCCAGTCTGCGCTCCGAGTCGTTCGGCATTCATGGTCGGGATGTATCAGACGACAACCGATACGCACAACATGCGTTCGCACCGCGATGACGACTACCGACTTCCAGCTGGGGTCCGACCGCTGACACACCGATTGCAGGATGCAGGCTATCGGACTGCGAATATCACGACCATTGATGACAAAACGGTTGGAACAGGTAAACTCGATCTGAATTTCACAAACGAAGGCCCGATCTATCAGACAGCAGACTGGGAGGAACTCAAAAACAATCAGCCGTTCTTTGCTCAAATCAATACGCCAGAAGCGGAATACGATATCTACGATCGAATGTCTGCGGAAAAACCTCGCGTGAAATGGGTTGGCGAAGAGTGGCATCCCCAGATCGGCACAGAAAAGAATGTCACTCCTCCACCGTACTATCCTGACCACCCCCTCGTCAGAAAAGAATGGGCTCGTTATCTGAACTCTGTTTCCGGAATGGATGTTCGGGTCGGCTGGATTTTGGACCGGCTGAAGAAAGATGGGCTTGAGGAAAACACAATCGTTATTTTCTTTGGCGACAACGGACGTTTGGAACCACGTGGAATCCACTGGTGCTTCGATTCCGGCTTGCACGTTCCAATGATTATTTACTGGCCGGAAACGCTCGCTCCTCCGAAAGACTTCAAGCCGGGAACCGTGAACGACCAGCCGATCAGCCTCCTCGATATCACTGCGACAACTTTAGCAATGGCAGGTATTGAACGCCCTATTGGAATGCAAAGCCAAGTCTTCATCGGTCCGAACCGTGCCCCTGAACGTAAGTACGTTTTTGCAGCTCGTGATCGTATCGATGAAACGGTGATCCGGCAGAGATCCGTCCATGATGGTCGGTATCACTACATCCGGAATTTTACTCCCGGTGCAGGCTTTGCGACGTTGAATCGCTATAAAGAAAAATGCTTCCCCATTAAACCGTTGATGCGAGAGCTCGATGCATCAGGAAAACTGGTGGGCCCGCCCGCCAACCTCATGAAGCCGTTTCCTCAAGAAATGCTCTTTGACCTGCTCAATGATCCAGACGAAATCAATGACATCGCGGGGAACCCATCTTCGTCTGAAATTTTGCTACGCATGCGAGCTGCCCTTGATACCTGGATGATTGAAACCAACGACCGTGGGAGAATTCTCGAACCGATAGAAATCGTTCATCCGTTTGTAAAAGAAATGCACGATTGGTTTGGCACACCTGAGAATTTGAAAGAGATTCACCAATCACCGAAGTTTGATTGA
- a CDS encoding PIG-L deacetylase family protein, giving the protein MIVRQILSTAFLLIVTSNLLLAQDAQNKDDGKLRIICFGAHPDDAEYKSGGAAALWAEMGHHVKLVSVTNGDIGHWQMAGGALAKRRTAESALVAKRLGVSSEVLDIHDGELMPTLENRRTIVRLIRDWNADIVIAHRPWDYHPDHRYTGVLVQDAAFMVTVPYFCPDTPPLKKNPLFLYSSDRFQRPYPFKADIAVSIDSVFEKKVDALTALESQVFEGGALGNEEKVRDIPPASQPELRREWLKGHWQRRAGREANTYRDALIEWYGEEAGKAVKYAEAFEICEYGHQPSHEEILKLFPFLPKK; this is encoded by the coding sequence ATGATTGTTCGTCAGATTTTATCAACAGCCTTCTTGCTGATTGTGACCTCAAATCTCCTGTTAGCACAAGATGCACAAAACAAAGACGACGGAAAGCTTCGCATCATTTGTTTTGGCGCACATCCCGATGATGCTGAGTACAAAAGTGGCGGAGCAGCAGCATTATGGGCGGAGATGGGGCATCACGTGAAACTCGTCTCAGTGACGAATGGAGATATCGGCCATTGGCAAATGGCAGGCGGTGCACTCGCAAAACGTCGCACCGCCGAGTCTGCACTTGTCGCCAAACGACTTGGCGTGTCGTCTGAAGTGTTAGATATTCACGATGGCGAACTTATGCCAACTTTGGAAAATCGTCGGACAATTGTCCGCCTGATCCGTGACTGGAACGCGGACATTGTCATTGCTCATCGACCTTGGGATTATCACCCCGATCACCGATACACCGGGGTTCTGGTCCAAGATGCTGCATTCATGGTCACCGTCCCATATTTCTGTCCCGACACTCCTCCACTGAAGAAAAACCCGCTCTTCTTGTACTCCAGCGATCGATTCCAAAGACCATACCCATTCAAAGCAGATATTGCAGTTTCAATTGACTCAGTGTTTGAAAAGAAAGTCGATGCCCTCACTGCACTGGAGTCCCAGGTTTTTGAAGGAGGAGCACTTGGCAATGAAGAAAAGGTCCGTGATATCCCGCCAGCATCTCAGCCTGAATTACGCCGAGAATGGCTCAAAGGACACTGGCAGCGGCGAGCAGGTCGAGAAGCCAATACTTATCGTGACGCACTCATTGAATGGTACGGTGAAGAGGCCGGCAAAGCAGTCAAATACGCGGAAGCATTCGAAATTTGTGAGTACGGCCATCAGCCTAGTCACGAAGAGATTTTGAAACTGTTCCCTTTCTTGCCGAAGAAGTAA